In the genome of Populus alba chromosome 11, ASM523922v2, whole genome shotgun sequence, one region contains:
- the LOC118051837 gene encoding L-type lectin-domain containing receptor kinase IX.1 translates to MGKLPLPFLPFVFSTLFTLIIPSASGLSFNFTSFIVGADQNISYEEAYPADGAIQLIKNLRNANVTNSSGRATYYKPMQLWDEASGNLTDFTTHFSFSIDSQGRRAYGDGLAFFLAPEGSKLPPNLSEGSGLGLTRRDQLLNTTANHFVAVEFDIYKNYFDPPGEHVGIDINSMQSVNNITWLCDIIGGRRTDAWISYNSSTHNLSVAFTGYRNDTVEMQFLSRIVSLRDYLPERVSFGFSASTGSASALHTLYSWDFSSSLEIDDNVTNPIDPATNPLDRKKNRTGLAVGLGVGGGAIVVGAALVGFVIKFMRGHEEDEEGGHVAEEYMDDEFERGTGPKKFSYQELARATSNFKDEEKLGEGGFGGVYKGFLKEIDSFVAVKRVSRGSKQGVKEYAAEVKIISRLRHRNLVQLIGWCHERKELLLVYEFMPHGSLDSHLFKETSLLTWEVRYKIVQGLASGLLYLHEEWEQCVVHRDIKSSNIMLDSEFNAKLGDFGLARLVDHGKGSQTTVLAGTMGYMAPECAMTGKASRESDVYSFGIVALEIACGRKPINPKASNEDHVSMVQWVWELYGEGKLLEAVDPRLCGDFNKTQMERLMIVGLSCAHPDEHLRPSIRQALHVLNFDAPLPILPSKMPVPSYFAPPVSASSLSIMSYGLTDSEGGMNKSSSYSYNTNSSQLTASSSAS, encoded by the coding sequence ATGGGAAAGCTTCCTCTTCcatttcttccttttgttttctcaacTCTCTTCACACTAATAATCCCTTCTGCGAGTGGATTATCTTTCAACTTCACCAGCTTCATTGTTGGCGCCGATCAAAACATCTCATACGAGGAAGCATATCCCGCAGATGGAGCTATTCAGCTCATCAAAAATCTAAGAAATGCTAATGTAACTAATAGTTCCGGTCGAGCCACGTATTACAAACCGATGCAGCTTTGGGACGAGGCCTCGGGGAATCTTACAGACTTCACTACCCATTTCTCTTTTTCCATCGATTCGCAAGGTCGACGTGCGTACGGAGATGGATTGGCTTTCTTTCTTGCGCCAGAAGGATCAAAGCTTCCGCCTAATCTCTCTGAGGGTTCAGGTCTAGGTCTTACAAGGCGTGACCAGCTACTAAACACAACGGCTAATCATTTTGTTGCTGTGGAGTTCGATAtctacaaaaattattttgatccgCCAGGCGAGCATGTAGGTATTGACATCAACTCTATGCAATCTGTAAATAATATTACTTGGCTGTGTGATATTATTGGAGGGAGAAGAACTGACGCTTGGATTAGTTATAATTCAAGTACACATAATCTGAGTGTCGCCTTCACTGGTTATAGAAATGACACTGTAGAAATGCAATTCCTTAGTCGAATAGTTAGTTTGAGGGATTACCTACCAGAAAGAGTTAGTTTTGGCTTTTCGGCTTCAACAGGTAGTGCATCTGCCCTCCATACCCTTTACTCGTGGGATTTTAGTTCAAGCTTAGAAATTGATGATAATGTTACCAATCCAATAGATCCAGCTACCAATCCACTAGATCGGAAAAAGAACAGGACAGGACTGGCAGTTGGATTGGGTGTTGGGGGTGGTGCTATAGTTGTTGGGGCCGCTTTGGTTGGGTTTGTTATCAAGTTTATGCGTGGGCacgaagaagacgaagaaggtGGTCATGTCGCTGAAGAGTACATGGATGATGAATTTGAAAGGGGAACAGGACCAAAGAAGTTCTCTTACCAGGAATTGGCTCGAGCTACAAGTAACTTCAAGGATGAAGAGAAGCTAGGTGAGGGTGGGTTCGGTGGTGTCTATAAAGGTTTTTTGAAGGAGATTGATTCATTCGTTGCCGTGAAGAGAGTATCAAGAGGTTCTAAACAAGGGGTTAAAGAATATGCAGCAGAGGTAAAGATCATTAGCCGATTGAGGCACAGAAACTTGGTCCAACTCATTGGTTGGTGTCATGAAAGAAAGGAGCTTTTACTTGTTTACGAATTCATGCCTCATGGCAGCTTAGACTCCCATCTTTTCAAAGAAACTAGCTTGTTGACATGGGAGGTGAGGTACAAAATCGTGCAAGGCTTGGCATCGGGGCTGTTGTACTTGCATGAAGAATGGGAACAATGTGTGGTGCACAGAGATATAAAGTCCAGCAACATTATGTTGGACTCAGAATTCAATGCTAAGCTCGGGGATTTTGGTCTGGCTAGGCTTGTGGACCATGGAAAAGGTTCTCAAACAACAGTTTTGGCAGGGACAATGGGCTACATGGCTCCAGAGTGTGCAATGACAGGCAAGGCTAGCAGAGAGTCAGATGTTTACAGTTTTGGAATTGTTGCATTGGAGATTGCTTGTGgaagaaaacctatcaacccaAAGGCCAGCAATGAAGATCATGTGTCCATGGTGCAGTGGGTTTGGGAGCTCTATGGTGAGGGAAAGCTACTTGAAGCAGTTGACCCAAGACTATGCGGAGATTTTAACAAGACGCAGATGGAACGCTTGATGATCGTCGGCCTTTCGTGTGCTCATCCGGATGAACATCTTAGACCCTCAATTCGGCAAGCACTTCACGTTCTTAATTTTGATGCTCCATTGCCTATTCTCCCATCAAAGATGCCCGTGCCCTCATATTTCGCCCCGCCAGTATCTGCATCTTCACTTTCAATAATGTCCTATGGCCTTACAGATTCTGAGGGAGGGATGAACAAATCTTCAAGTTATAGTTACAACACTAATTCTTCCCAGCTCACCGCATCTTCTTCAGCTTCTTAA